Proteins encoded within one genomic window of Salipaludibacillus agaradhaerens:
- a CDS encoding outer membrane lipoprotein-sorting protein, whose product MLKGLLPLVSGLSLVSTVVGCSLQNTEEIIENATQAYDNLESYYAEITHSYYIDGEKETVIYKEWNVAPDKHRIELRDGYTYVSNEDESWLYDKEENMITILDDQEDIMIGIPDESHVVNDILTAMLDSSDVVVEGNVTVAGRSTVHLSLTPNSSTLNSGSYDIWIDEETYIPLKIMWEEDSFRSETLFNLIDYNINVNNDLFRLDPPANAEIQTMEEYLSDSLTLEELEEKADYEIPQLTYVPSGYHFQEAKYFEAFRESMIEFRNNDDDYLILSVSETTRDLPDDGQHELLDIGRFIGTYSSIENTQLLSWNTGKLQLELIATGADLNKKDVLKTAEHIN is encoded by the coding sequence ATGTTAAAAGGGCTTTTACCTCTGGTAAGTGGCTTGTCACTCGTATCAACCGTTGTGGGATGTTCACTCCAGAATACAGAGGAGATCATAGAAAATGCCACTCAAGCTTATGATAACCTTGAAAGCTATTATGCTGAAATTACTCATTCTTATTATATCGATGGCGAAAAAGAGACCGTCATCTATAAGGAATGGAATGTGGCACCTGATAAGCACCGAATAGAGCTGAGAGACGGTTACACGTATGTTTCTAATGAGGATGAATCTTGGCTATATGACAAGGAAGAAAATATGATTACCATACTTGATGACCAAGAAGACATCATGATAGGTATACCTGACGAATCACATGTAGTAAACGATATACTCACAGCAATGCTTGATTCAAGTGACGTAGTCGTTGAAGGGAATGTCACTGTAGCTGGCCGTTCAACAGTTCACTTATCTTTAACGCCTAACAGCTCGACACTCAATTCGGGAAGTTACGATATTTGGATAGATGAAGAAACATATATTCCTTTAAAAATAATGTGGGAAGAAGACAGTTTTCGGTCGGAAACATTATTTAACCTTATTGATTATAATATAAATGTTAATAACGATTTATTTCGTTTAGACCCTCCAGCTAATGCTGAAATTCAAACAATGGAAGAGTATTTATCTGACTCCCTAACACTTGAAGAACTTGAGGAGAAAGCTGATTACGAGATTCCTCAGCTAACCTATGTGCCATCAGGCTATCATTTTCAAGAAGCCAAGTATTTTGAAGCCTTTCGGGAGAGTATGATTGAATTTAGAAATAACGATGACGATTATCTGATTCTTTCTGTATCCGAAACCACTCGAGATCTTCCTGACGATGGTCAACATGAATTGTTAGATATAGGTCGCTTTATTGGAACTTACTCAAGCATTGAAAATACACAACTATTATCTTGGAATACAGGAAAACTTCAGCTTGAGCTTATTGCTACAGGGGCAGATCTTAATAAAAAGGACGTCTTGAAAACAGCTGAGCATATTAACTAA
- a CDS encoding type 1 glutamine amidotransferase domain-containing protein, producing the protein MSKVACVLTDMFEDSEYTSPEKAFKDAGHEVVVIGTEKNQEVEGKNGEAKVKVDVGIADAKPEEYDALFIPGGFSPDLLRADDRFVEFSKHYMLKNKPVFAICHGPQLLITADILYGRKVTGFKSILVDLKHAGANVFDEEVVVCGNLVTSRTPDDLEAFNRESVNQLS; encoded by the coding sequence ATGAGTAAAGTAGCTTGTGTCCTGACAGATATGTTTGAGGATTCAGAGTATACCTCACCAGAGAAAGCGTTCAAAGACGCAGGTCATGAAGTGGTAGTGATAGGAACGGAAAAAAATCAAGAGGTAGAAGGAAAAAACGGTGAAGCTAAAGTGAAAGTAGATGTTGGTATAGCAGATGCTAAGCCAGAAGAATACGATGCTTTATTTATCCCTGGCGGTTTTTCTCCTGATCTTCTCAGAGCTGATGACCGTTTTGTCGAATTTTCAAAGCATTATATGTTGAAAAATAAACCTGTGTTCGCTATTTGTCATGGACCACAGTTGCTAATAACAGCTGACATTCTTTATGGAAGAAAGGTAACTGGTTTCAAATCCATTTTAGTAGATTTAAAGCATGCTGGAGCAAATGTTTTTGATGAAGAAGTAGTTGTTTGTGGCAACTTAGTGACGAGTCGAACACCAGACGATTTAGAAGCCTTTAATCGGGAATCGGTTAATCAGTTATCTTAA
- a CDS encoding DUF2294 domain-containing protein, with the protein MAVNDSKVYAQISSYIGRLIREKFGKGPTSVYVTIKHPYMTIYLKDFLAPMERVLLEKGEKKRVEETRDVLMEELLPEIMCKLEEIVSIKVKDLHYDWNLENRSGIIFGCIPEGTSHEHRAVSPLPAEVEGPFYKEINEASKRGQKMPERTEVFVLNDRTILTKRTGILVNVEKELIKNQFTEELKLTKRPMEKRLIDQGKLEDILGKDIDDTFVDWNFDQDIGYFVFITTSKKET; encoded by the coding sequence ATGGCGGTAAATGATTCTAAGGTATATGCGCAAATTTCCAGTTATATCGGACGTCTGATCAGGGAAAAGTTCGGGAAAGGACCGACATCTGTTTATGTGACAATTAAACATCCTTATATGACCATTTACCTGAAAGACTTTTTAGCTCCAATGGAGCGGGTGTTACTCGAGAAAGGGGAGAAGAAACGCGTCGAAGAAACGAGAGACGTTTTGATGGAAGAACTATTACCGGAAATTATGTGTAAGCTTGAAGAGATTGTGTCTATTAAGGTGAAAGATTTACATTATGATTGGAATCTCGAAAATCGTTCAGGTATTATTTTTGGATGTATTCCAGAAGGAACTTCTCACGAGCATAGAGCTGTCTCCCCTCTGCCAGCTGAGGTAGAAGGTCCTTTTTATAAAGAAATTAACGAAGCGAGTAAACGCGGTCAGAAAATGCCTGAAAGAACAGAAGTATTTGTACTAAATGACCGAACAATATTGACGAAACGTACTGGCATTCTCGTAAATGTGGAAAAGGAACTGATTAAAAATCAATTTACTGAAGAATTAAAACTCACGAAGCGTCCTATGGAAAAACGCCTTATTGATCAAGGCAAATTAGAAGACATTCTAGGAAAAGACATTGATGACACATTTGTTGATTGGAACTTTGACCAAGACATTGGCTATTTTGTCTTTATTACAACTTCTAAAAAAGAGACGTAA
- a CDS encoding VOC family protein gives MITGLAHIALTVENMDKSLSFYCDTLGLTHAFQVSDDNGEPWIEYVQVGPQQFIELFYGGKNKGPSVDQKIGVHHLCFRVDNVHRIAEHLTSQGIQLDVEPKRGKGGNDQCWVSDPDGNRIEFLKPDDDSPHLQLY, from the coding sequence ATGATTACAGGACTGGCACACATTGCTCTAACAGTTGAAAATATGGATAAAAGCCTTTCTTTTTACTGTGATACTCTTGGCTTAACCCATGCTTTTCAGGTTTCTGATGATAACGGCGAACCATGGATAGAATATGTACAGGTTGGCCCCCAGCAATTTATTGAACTCTTTTACGGAGGTAAGAATAAAGGGCCTTCTGTAGACCAAAAAATTGGCGTCCATCACCTCTGCTTCCGTGTTGATAATGTCCATCGAATAGCGGAGCATTTAACATCTCAAGGCATTCAATTAGATGTGGAACCAAAACGGGGAAAAGGGGGAAATGATCAATGTTGGGTTAGTGATCCAGATGGAAATCGGATTGAATTTCTTAAACCTGATGATGATTCCCCTCATTTACAACTATATTAA
- a CDS encoding superoxide dismutase yields the protein MPTAQEEWNTYVSQVDEWMTAVEEAISYRSEEKQKEKGHVATELESLKSLRGKLLEPLDDEKLKLAFTSQVDYVATAFEQWRTANREVRKEPFAGNNQAVPPGGHRLPSLPYAYDALEPYISERIMRLHHLEHHQSYVDGLNKAELAMKEARETHDFELIRHWEKEAAFHGAGHYLHTMFWENMSPQGGGEPSGKLREQINKDFGSFQAFKQHFSEAAKKVQGAGWALLVWAPRARKLEILQAEFHHLLSQQDIIPLLGLDVWEHAYYLQYENNRDEYVEQFWNIINWRNVSDRFKEARQVTWRPL from the coding sequence GTGCCTACAGCGCAGGAGGAATGGAATACGTATGTGAGTCAAGTAGATGAGTGGATGACGGCTGTAGAAGAGGCGATTAGTTATCGATCAGAGGAAAAACAAAAAGAGAAAGGACATGTTGCTACCGAATTGGAGTCGTTGAAAAGTCTCCGAGGTAAATTATTAGAACCACTTGATGATGAAAAGTTAAAGCTAGCTTTTACATCACAAGTGGATTATGTTGCAACCGCTTTTGAACAGTGGAGAACTGCGAATAGAGAAGTGAGAAAAGAGCCTTTTGCTGGTAACAATCAGGCAGTGCCACCAGGAGGTCACCGCTTACCGTCGCTCCCTTATGCTTATGATGCTTTAGAGCCTTATATTTCAGAGAGAATTATGCGTTTACATCATCTCGAACATCATCAAAGCTATGTAGACGGCTTAAATAAAGCAGAACTGGCAATGAAAGAAGCCCGAGAAACACATGACTTTGAATTGATTAGACATTGGGAAAAAGAAGCGGCTTTTCATGGCGCCGGCCATTACCTCCATACGATGTTTTGGGAAAACATGAGCCCACAAGGTGGAGGGGAACCAAGCGGTAAATTACGCGAGCAAATTAACAAAGATTTTGGTAGCTTTCAAGCATTTAAACAGCATTTTAGTGAAGCAGCTAAAAAGGTGCAAGGTGCGGGGTGGGCGTTATTAGTATGGGCGCCGCGAGCAAGGAAGTTAGAGATTTTACAAGCTGAGTTTCACCATCTCTTGAGCCAGCAAGATATCATTCCTTTATTAGGGCTGGATGTATGGGAGCATGCTTATTATTTACAATATGAAAATAATCGTGATGAGTATGTTGAGCAATTTTGGAACATTATTAACTGGCGTAATGTTTCTGATCGGTTTAAAGAAGCGCGTCAAGTAACATGGAGGCCTTTGTAA
- a CDS encoding SMP-30/gluconolactonase/LRE family protein, which translates to MEKNRAELILDAKALLGEGPCWDAKTNTLIWVDINGHTVNVYNPMTREDKRYDVGEYVGAAVVRENGGLLLALTDGFYSFDMKTETISRIEDTESHIKTNRFNDGKCDPKGRFWAGTMVLDGNPGEANLYRLDNDLTVQLMVADVTVSNGLAWDITKSCMYYIDTRTKAIRTYDFDNETGNIANAKTAVTFKPEMGSPDGMTIDEEGMLWVAFFRGWKVIRLNPETGQTLMEVKVPASQVTSCTFGGENLDELYITTARNGLSDADLTKQPHAGGLFKFKPGVKGVPSYTFQDINR; encoded by the coding sequence ATGGAAAAGAATCGAGCAGAATTAATCTTGGATGCGAAAGCGTTATTAGGAGAAGGACCTTGCTGGGATGCAAAGACGAACACATTAATATGGGTAGATATAAATGGTCATACCGTCAATGTCTATAATCCAATGACGAGAGAGGATAAACGCTATGATGTAGGGGAATACGTCGGAGCTGCAGTTGTGCGTGAAAATGGTGGATTGCTGCTTGCGTTGACGGACGGATTTTATAGTTTTGATATGAAGACTGAAACGATTTCTCGTATTGAAGATACTGAATCCCATATTAAAACAAACAGGTTTAATGATGGTAAGTGTGATCCGAAAGGGAGATTTTGGGCAGGAACCATGGTTTTGGACGGTAACCCTGGAGAAGCTAATCTTTATCGGTTAGACAATGATTTAACAGTTCAGTTAATGGTTGCTGATGTGACAGTATCCAATGGACTAGCATGGGATATCACGAAATCATGTATGTATTATATTGATACACGAACAAAGGCGATTCGCACCTATGACTTTGATAATGAAACAGGGAATATAGCCAACGCCAAAACAGCCGTGACATTCAAACCGGAAATGGGAAGTCCAGATGGGATGACAATAGATGAAGAAGGGATGCTGTGGGTAGCATTTTTTCGCGGGTGGAAAGTCATCCGTTTGAATCCTGAAACCGGACAAACGCTCATGGAGGTAAAAGTACCGGCGAGTCAAGTAACATCATGTACATTTGGCGGTGAAAATTTAGATGAGTTATATATAACTACAGCGCGAAATGGATTATCGGATGCTGATTTAACAAAACAGCCACATGCAGGAGGCCTTTTTAAATTTAAACCGGGAGTGAAGGGGGTCCCCTCCTACACGTTTCAAGACATTAACAGATAG
- a CDS encoding potassium channel family protein: MFSTILIILTVLFLLVNVLSFFLKKSYKKSFYDSALLTKLFLILSGLTVGFACLYYLLSLEKPILKINDPTDEVAEVTFLDALYFSGVTMLSVGYGDLVPIGSARFFSLVQAALGLLLPTVYFVKALTETNDKN, translated from the coding sequence ATGTTTTCAACGATACTCATTATTCTCACCGTTCTTTTTTTACTTGTAAATGTTCTTTCCTTTTTCTTGAAGAAATCTTATAAAAAAAGTTTTTATGATTCTGCATTATTAACGAAACTATTTCTAATTCTAAGCGGATTGACTGTAGGTTTTGCCTGCCTTTATTATTTATTATCTTTGGAAAAACCTATTTTAAAAATTAATGATCCAACTGATGAGGTAGCTGAAGTCACTTTTTTAGACGCCTTATACTTTAGTGGTGTGACCATGTTATCTGTTGGCTACGGGGATTTAGTTCCAATTGGTAGTGCCCGTTTTTTCTCACTTGTCCAAGCTGCACTAGGCCTCCTTCTACCCACTGTTTATTTTGTAAAAGCTTTAACTGAAACCAATGATAAGAATTGA
- a CDS encoding DUF1540 domain-containing protein: MAVDVLCEVSNCVYWANGNKCDADQIYVVSHTGKEADNQKETDCNTFEPEQ, translated from the coding sequence ATGGCTGTTGATGTCCTTTGTGAAGTAAGTAATTGCGTCTATTGGGCCAACGGAAACAAGTGTGATGCAGATCAGATTTACGTGGTCAGTCATACCGGTAAAGAGGCTGACAATCAAAAGGAAACCGACTGTAACACATTTGAACCAGAACAATAG
- a CDS encoding manganese catalase family protein, whose protein sequence is MFKRIDKLQVDLPKPSKPDPEAAGVVQELLGGRFGEMSTLNNYLFQSFNFRAKKKLRPFYELIASISAEEIGHVELVANTINMNLDGSVGNGSTNPDDTPLREALGFENKFNFILGGQNALPADSTGKAWTGDNVFSSGNLVNDLLHNFYLECGARTHKMRVYQMTDNETARELCGYLLVRGGVHVVAYAKALEKVTGVNVMNMLPIPDLDNSKFDHAKKYEDEGSHLKLYRFSDEDYGLLNRIWTGPTPVGPPGELEVVDGVPEGGDIPDLEHIPEEFAPGFDEEQFRELSKRLQYEAGMS, encoded by the coding sequence TTGTTTAAGCGCATCGACAAATTGCAGGTGGATTTACCGAAGCCGAGTAAACCGGACCCTGAAGCAGCTGGGGTTGTACAAGAGCTACTAGGTGGCCGATTTGGAGAGATGTCAACGTTAAACAACTATCTGTTTCAATCGTTTAACTTCCGTGCTAAAAAGAAGCTCCGCCCGTTTTATGAGCTTATTGCGAGTATTTCGGCAGAGGAAATTGGTCACGTCGAACTTGTTGCCAATACGATTAACATGAATCTCGATGGTTCCGTTGGAAACGGAAGTACGAATCCTGATGATACGCCACTAAGAGAAGCCCTTGGTTTTGAGAATAAATTCAATTTTATTTTAGGCGGCCAAAATGCCCTTCCTGCTGATTCTACTGGGAAAGCATGGACGGGAGATAATGTTTTTTCAAGTGGTAACTTAGTGAATGATTTACTTCATAACTTTTATCTTGAGTGTGGTGCAAGAACACATAAAATGCGGGTATATCAAATGACAGATAACGAAACAGCGCGTGAGTTGTGCGGCTATCTGCTCGTCCGTGGTGGTGTACATGTTGTGGCCTATGCAAAAGCACTTGAAAAAGTGACAGGAGTTAACGTTATGAACATGCTTCCTATTCCAGATTTAGATAACTCTAAGTTTGACCACGCAAAGAAATACGAAGATGAAGGATCACACTTGAAACTTTATCGATTCAGTGATGAGGATTACGGTTTATTAAATCGTATTTGGACAGGCCCTACTCCTGTTGGTCCTCCTGGTGAATTAGAGGTTGTGGATGGGGTACCAGAAGGTGGTGACATTCCAGATCTAGAACATATTCCTGAAGAATTTGCACCGGGATTTGACGAAGAGCAATTCCGCGAATTGTCTAAACGTCTGCAATATGAAGCAGGTATGTCATAA
- a CDS encoding superoxide dismutase family protein: MTAQTPKLLLPAVIILFTLAACGEENTPEMSNANTDLNGNNDEVIVTNNNTKPAFTNGSVAEATLLNEDEEEIGDVLFFNEGEYVIVEAHIDGIEPGFHGFHLHDEPICEHDEDTPFSSAAGHYNPENEDHGNHAGDMPPLYANEDGTAYMAVQLDTFTPEQLLEDGVAVMIHEDPDNLGHIPDRYESTEAQTSGPDDETLDTGDAGARIACGVVTESP, translated from the coding sequence ATGACAGCACAAACGCCAAAACTATTGCTACCAGCAGTCATCATACTATTTACATTAGCTGCTTGCGGTGAAGAAAATACGCCAGAGATGTCTAATGCTAATACAGACTTAAATGGCAACAATGATGAGGTCATAGTCACTAATAATAACACAAAACCGGCATTTACCAATGGAAGTGTAGCAGAAGCAACCCTTTTAAACGAAGATGAGGAAGAAATAGGAGACGTTTTATTTTTTAATGAAGGGGAGTATGTCATTGTTGAGGCTCATATAGATGGAATAGAACCGGGTTTTCACGGCTTTCATCTCCATGATGAACCCATATGTGAACATGATGAGGACACACCCTTCTCATCAGCAGCCGGTCACTATAACCCTGAAAATGAGGACCATGGGAACCACGCCGGAGACATGCCACCACTATATGCTAATGAGGATGGAACAGCTTATATGGCTGTACAGCTTGACACGTTCACCCCTGAACAATTATTAGAAGATGGCGTGGCTGTCATGATTCATGAAGATCCTGACAACTTAGGCCATATCCCTGACAGATACGAATCAACAGAGGCTCAAACAAGTGGTCCTGATGATGAAACACTAGACACAGGTGATGCTGGTGCTAGAATTGCATGCGGCGTCGTAACCGAAAGTCCATAA
- a CDS encoding DUF6612 family protein produces the protein MKTSFVLLTTGLLVLVTGCAESSDNLSQEDVIERVSTSKDDVENYHGEFVLTFELEAGLYGSQASEASYSVDMFENTQDSHGIFNSVADDTEDAMEYYKVGEEAYTNTNDEGWENTSDSIDDFTNFDSDYNAMASILEDIIDKTEQTEEENAYIYTYTGYDKTVYKAFEKPFSVELTGFDLENDTDLDVSITVSKDTFTIESMDYEILAENDLGSIFMTVSVDYSDMNQLDPIEIPETVINEAN, from the coding sequence ATGAAAACATCATTTGTGTTATTAACTACTGGACTATTAGTATTAGTGACAGGCTGCGCCGAAAGCTCTGATAACTTGTCACAAGAAGACGTCATTGAACGTGTATCTACAAGTAAGGACGATGTGGAAAACTATCATGGGGAATTCGTATTAACATTTGAGTTGGAAGCAGGATTATATGGTAGTCAAGCTTCGGAAGCGAGCTATTCCGTAGACATGTTTGAGAATACGCAAGACAGTCATGGTATTTTTAATAGTGTGGCAGATGATACAGAAGATGCCATGGAATATTATAAAGTGGGCGAAGAAGCCTATACGAATACGAATGACGAAGGCTGGGAAAACACTAGTGATTCCATAGATGACTTTACTAACTTTGACTCTGATTACAATGCTATGGCAAGTATACTCGAAGATATTATTGATAAAACGGAGCAAACGGAAGAAGAAAATGCCTATATCTATACATACACTGGCTATGATAAAACAGTGTATAAAGCTTTTGAAAAACCATTCTCCGTCGAGCTAACCGGATTCGACTTAGAAAACGATACAGATTTAGACGTCTCAATTACTGTCTCTAAAGACACATTTACGATAGAAAGTATGGATTATGAAATTTTAGCAGAAAATGACCTAGGTTCGATCTTTATGACGGTTTCGGTCGATTATTCAGATATGAATCAACTTGATCCAATCGAGATCCCTGAAACAGTGATTAACGAAGCTAACTAG
- a CDS encoding bifunctional cystathionine gamma-lyase/homocysteine desulfhydrase produces the protein MKKKTQLIHGGIVGDKHTGAVSVPIYQVSTYKQDGVGNFQYEYSRTGNPTREALESLIADLEQGHAGFAFGSGMAAISAVIMLFDSGDHIIFTDDVYGGTYRLMSKVMTRFNIDVTFVDTSKPEAITEAIKENTKAIFVETPTNPLLKITNFNEVSKIANEHNLLFIVDNTFATPYWQNPMIHGAHIVLHSATKYLGGHSDVVAGLVVVNSAELAEKLHFIQNSVGGILGPQDSWLLIRGIKTLGLRMEQTEKTTAKIVEYLSSRDDIQSIYYPGLESHPGHDVHKSQSNGFGGMVSFDVGSGERAEKVLRETTYFTLAESLGAVESLISLPAKMTHASIPRDRRLELGITDGLVRISVGIEDADDLIEDLKQALNHQG, from the coding sequence ATGAAGAAGAAAACACAATTAATTCACGGTGGAATTGTTGGAGATAAACATACAGGGGCTGTGTCTGTCCCAATTTATCAAGTGAGTACGTACAAACAAGATGGGGTTGGGAATTTTCAATATGAATACTCACGCACAGGGAACCCGACGCGTGAGGCGTTAGAAAGTTTAATTGCCGATTTAGAGCAAGGACATGCCGGGTTTGCTTTCGGGTCAGGAATGGCAGCTATTTCTGCGGTGATCATGTTGTTCGACAGCGGTGACCATATCATTTTTACAGATGATGTATACGGCGGTACGTACCGTCTTATGAGCAAAGTGATGACACGATTTAATATAGACGTGACATTTGTCGATACGAGCAAGCCTGAAGCTATTACAGAAGCGATTAAAGAGAACACGAAGGCTATATTTGTAGAAACACCTACAAATCCGTTATTAAAGATTACTAACTTTAATGAGGTAAGCAAAATCGCCAATGAACATAACTTATTGTTTATCGTGGATAATACTTTTGCAACGCCTTACTGGCAAAATCCGATGATCCATGGTGCTCATATCGTCCTTCACAGTGCCACTAAATACTTAGGTGGACACAGTGATGTGGTAGCAGGACTAGTCGTTGTTAACTCTGCAGAGCTTGCTGAGAAATTACACTTTATTCAAAACTCTGTCGGCGGTATTCTAGGGCCACAAGATTCATGGCTATTAATAAGAGGGATCAAAACGCTAGGCTTACGGATGGAGCAAACAGAAAAAACGACAGCAAAAATCGTTGAGTATCTATCATCAAGAGATGATATTCAATCAATCTATTATCCAGGTTTAGAAAGTCACCCTGGTCATGATGTGCATAAAAGCCAATCAAATGGCTTTGGCGGTATGGTATCATTTGATGTTGGTAGTGGCGAACGAGCAGAAAAAGTGTTGCGAGAAACAACCTACTTTACCCTTGCAGAAAGCTTAGGAGCAGTGGAAAGCTTAATCAGTCTTCCAGCTAAAATGACGCATGCCTCAATTCCACGGGATAGACGTCTTGAGTTAGGTATTACAGATGGTCTTGTGCGTATTTCAGTAGGGATTGAGGATGCAGATGATTTAATAGAAGACTTAAAACAAGCATTGAATCATCAAGGATAA
- a CDS encoding PLP-dependent cysteine synthase family protein yields MTIYSGIHSLIGETPLFEITRIPLPTNVKVYAKLEAFNPGGSVKDRLGQELIRDAISQGKITPKGTVIEPTAGNTGIGLALAAVGTELKVICVVPEKFSQEKQQLMRALGATIVNTPTKEGMAGAIAKTNELLKITPNSFSPAQFANAANPQTYYKTLGPELMADLKGNIDVFVAGAGTGGTFMGTANYLKEQDASIKTVIVEPEGSVLNGGESGPHRTEGIGMEFLPDFMDRSFFDDIHTITDREAFHMVRQLAQKEGLLVGSSSGAAFAGILREAEKAKEGATLVTVFPDSSERYLSTDIYGG; encoded by the coding sequence ATGACAATTTACAGCGGTATTCACTCATTAATTGGTGAAACACCATTATTTGAAATTACACGCATTCCTTTACCGACTAATGTGAAGGTGTATGCTAAGCTTGAAGCCTTTAATCCGGGAGGTAGTGTAAAAGACCGGCTTGGACAAGAATTGATTCGAGATGCGATAAGCCAAGGGAAAATAACACCTAAGGGAACTGTCATTGAACCGACGGCAGGGAATACAGGAATTGGGCTGGCATTGGCTGCGGTAGGGACAGAGTTAAAGGTTATATGTGTGGTCCCAGAAAAATTTAGTCAAGAGAAACAGCAGTTAATGAGAGCGTTAGGCGCTACTATTGTAAATACACCCACTAAAGAGGGAATGGCCGGTGCTATTGCAAAAACAAACGAGTTACTCAAAATAACGCCTAATTCATTTTCGCCAGCACAATTTGCTAATGCTGCTAACCCGCAAACGTATTACAAAACCCTCGGTCCAGAACTCATGGCGGACCTGAAGGGAAATATCGATGTTTTTGTGGCTGGCGCCGGAACTGGTGGTACCTTTATGGGAACAGCCAATTATTTAAAAGAACAGGACGCCTCCATAAAAACGGTCATTGTGGAACCAGAAGGCTCGGTATTAAATGGGGGTGAATCAGGTCCCCACCGTACAGAGGGAATTGGGATGGAATTCCTGCCTGACTTTATGGATCGGTCTTTTTTTGATGACATTCATACGATTACAGATCGCGAGGCCTTTCACATGGTTAGACAATTGGCTCAAAAAGAAGGCTTGTTGGTAGGTAGTTCATCGGGAGCTGCTTTTGCTGGCATTTTACGTGAAGCGGAGAAAGCAAAGGAAGGTGCGACTCTTGTGACCGTTTTTCCTGACAGCAGTGAACGCTATTTAAGTACCGATATATATGGAGGTTAG
- a CDS encoding class I SAM-dependent DNA methyltransferase has translation MGREFVELFDRWADNYDKTVQGVEEEYRAVFEGYDTILEEVAQRATGNILEFGVGTGNLASLLRQKPYKYMGVEPSEKMRKISEEKLSIALYDGDFLSYPKPPWPIHSIVSTYAFHHLTDKEKSQAAAVYSQLLSQGGKVVFADTIFINDEAKHDMIKKAESMNYLNLAQDLQTEYYTTIPTLQTLFEQEGFTVDFKKMNSFVWMMEAVKS, from the coding sequence TTGGGAAGAGAATTCGTGGAGCTATTTGATCGCTGGGCGGATAATTATGATAAAACAGTACAAGGCGTCGAAGAAGAGTATCGTGCCGTATTTGAAGGCTATGATACGATTTTAGAGGAGGTCGCACAACGCGCTACCGGTAATATTTTAGAATTTGGAGTAGGTACAGGTAACCTAGCCTCTCTTTTACGACAGAAACCTTATAAATACATGGGTGTTGAACCGTCTGAAAAAATGAGAAAAATCTCTGAAGAAAAGCTATCTATAGCACTTTATGATGGTGATTTCTTATCTTATCCAAAGCCGCCATGGCCGATTCATTCGATCGTGTCTACTTATGCTTTCCATCACCTTACAGATAAAGAAAAATCACAAGCAGCGGCAGTTTATAGCCAGTTACTATCTCAAGGGGGGAAAGTTGTGTTTGCTGATACGATTTTCATAAATGATGAGGCCAAACATGATATGATTAAAAAGGCAGAATCCATGAATTATTTGAACTTGGCACAAGACTTACAAACTGAATATTATACGACAATCCCTACTTTACAAACTTTATTTGAACAAGAGGGCTTCACTGTGGACTTTAAAAAAATGAACAGCTTTGTTTGGATGATGGAAGCGGTGAAATCATAA